From a region of the Candidatus Brocadia sp. genome:
- the cooS gene encoding anaerobic carbon-monoxide dehydrogenase catalytic subunit yields the protein MEEKKKTADEIMLDRMKEMKMETMYDRYQAQLPQCGYGSLALCCRHCNYGPCNIDPFGKGPKKGVCGADANTFAARHFLRMSGAGTACHSDHARAAAHLLVATARGEAPGYRIKDVEKLMMVAECFGIKTKDRKINEIAEEVGEMALMEFGKPYGTLLFLKRAPESRQKVWEKLGIAPRAIDREVTESLHRTGMGGDQDYRNLTLQAMRVALADGWGGCMIATELQDIMFGTPKPTAGRSNLGVIKKDHVNIIVHGHEPQLAEAIVLACGDPEVTKAAQAVGAKGIVLSGLCCTANELLVRHGIPMAGHMTIQEAAIATGAVEAMVVDIQCVMQSLAEAAKSFHTKLITTLSKAKIFGAEHVEFEEEHATEAAKKIVMMAVANYKNRDKEKVFIPASAEPNIVAGFSHETIKYMLGGRYRASYRPLNDNIINGRIRGVVGIAGCTSPKAGVCEPSYINLARELIANNFLVVATGCAAGQCASDGLMVPEMKDACGQGLREVCEAVGIPPVLHSGACVDNSRILIAVSEMVKEGGLGNDISELPVAGACTEWMSEKAIAIGQFLVASGIYTVFGMNSPVAGAPDMQRLLTKEMEEMCGARWDFESDLKKIGKMLMDHIEKKRDALGINEKKERKLYDMAERRALERECKPAAHH from the coding sequence ATGGAAGAGAAGAAAAAAACAGCAGACGAGATTATGCTTGATCGTATGAAAGAAATGAAAATGGAAACTATGTACGACCGGTATCAGGCGCAACTTCCTCAATGCGGCTATGGTAGTCTTGCATTGTGTTGCCGCCATTGTAATTATGGTCCGTGTAATATCGACCCCTTTGGGAAAGGTCCGAAGAAGGGTGTTTGCGGCGCTGATGCCAATACCTTTGCTGCGCGGCATTTCCTGCGCATGAGCGGGGCAGGCACGGCATGCCATTCAGATCATGCGCGCGCGGCGGCCCATCTGCTGGTTGCTACCGCTCGGGGTGAGGCTCCCGGCTACCGGATTAAGGATGTTGAGAAGCTCATGATGGTTGCCGAGTGTTTTGGGATAAAGACAAAGGACCGTAAGATTAATGAGATTGCTGAAGAAGTGGGTGAGATGGCGCTGATGGAATTCGGGAAACCGTATGGAACCTTGTTGTTCCTCAAGCGGGCGCCGGAGAGCAGGCAGAAGGTGTGGGAAAAACTAGGGATTGCCCCGCGGGCAATAGACCGTGAAGTTACAGAGAGCCTGCACCGTACGGGGATGGGCGGAGACCAGGACTACCGAAACCTTACCCTGCAGGCCATGCGCGTGGCGCTGGCGGACGGCTGGGGTGGTTGCATGATAGCGACCGAACTGCAGGATATTATGTTTGGCACCCCAAAACCCACAGCAGGAAGGTCCAATCTGGGAGTAATCAAGAAAGATCACGTGAATATCATTGTCCACGGGCATGAGCCGCAACTTGCCGAGGCGATTGTGCTGGCCTGTGGCGATCCGGAAGTTACTAAGGCTGCGCAGGCGGTTGGGGCGAAGGGTATTGTCCTTTCCGGACTGTGCTGCACGGCCAATGAACTCCTGGTTCGGCATGGGATTCCTATGGCCGGGCATATGACGATTCAGGAGGCGGCCATAGCAACCGGCGCTGTTGAAGCGATGGTCGTTGATATCCAGTGTGTCATGCAGTCGCTTGCAGAAGCGGCAAAATCGTTTCACACGAAATTGATTACTACCTTGTCGAAGGCCAAGATTTTCGGGGCAGAACACGTTGAATTTGAGGAAGAACATGCCACTGAAGCGGCGAAGAAGATTGTTATGATGGCCGTTGCAAATTACAAAAACCGGGATAAAGAGAAGGTGTTTATCCCCGCCAGCGCTGAGCCGAATATCGTTGCCGGGTTCAGCCATGAGACGATCAAATATATGCTGGGCGGCAGGTACCGGGCGAGTTACCGGCCATTAAATGATAATATTATTAACGGCAGGATTCGCGGCGTGGTGGGTATTGCCGGTTGCACAAGTCCCAAGGCGGGCGTATGTGAGCCGTCGTATATCAATCTGGCAAGAGAGCTCATTGCAAATAATTTCCTGGTGGTGGCGACGGGTTGTGCCGCAGGGCAATGCGCTTCTGACGGGTTGATGGTTCCTGAGATGAAGGATGCATGTGGTCAGGGGCTGAGAGAGGTGTGTGAGGCAGTTGGGATACCGCCGGTGCTGCATTCGGGAGCTTGTGTCGATAACAGCCGAATTCTGATTGCCGTTAGTGAGATGGTGAAAGAGGGCGGGTTGGGAAATGATATCAGTGAATTGCCGGTGGCGGGTGCGTGCACGGAATGGATGAGCGAAAAGGCAATTGCTATCGGGCAATTTCTGGTGGCCTCTGGTATTTATACCGTCTTTGGCATGAATTCTCCGGTGGCAGGCGCCCCGGATATGCAAAGGTTGCTGACAAAGGAGATGGAAGAGATGTGCGGCGCACGATGGGATTTTGAGTCGGATTTAAAGAAGATCGGGAAGATGCTCATGGATCACATCGAAAAGAAGCGTGATGCGCTTGGTATTAACGAGAAGAAGGAGAGGAAGTTGTACGATATGGCTGAAAGAAGGGCGCTG